Below is a genomic region from Anaerolineae bacterium.
ATCAGGTGCAGCCCGGCGCTGCGCCCTCGCTGGGTGAGCCGGGTCATCAGCCGATCCATGGCTTTGCCGCCCTGCTCCATCAAGTCGGCCAGCTCGTCAATAAAAATGATCAAGCGCGGCTCGGCAATGTGTTCGTGGTCGCGCCGCACCATTTCGCCCACCATTTCGCCAAGTAAAAAGATGGCTTGGTGCACGTCGCGCACTACGGGCCGGAGCAGATGGGGAAGAGCAGGCCCGCCGGTCGAAGCAAAAGGGCCAAAGCCGGTGCCCTTGGGGTCAATAAAAACCAGTTGCACTTCGCCCAGCCGGTTGTGCATAGCCAGAGAAAGAGCGATGCTGCGGGCCAGCACAGTTTTACCGGAGCCGGTGGTCCCGGCAATCAGCACATGGGCCACTTCCGGCGAGGCCAGCCGGAGCAACAAAGGCAACCCGGCTTCATCCAGGCCCAGAATAGCGGCCTGGCGCGGGATGTCGTCTAATTGACGGCAGAGCTGGAGCAAGCGTACGGTTTGGGCGTCGGGGCGCGGGACCTCTATTTGCACGGCAGCCCCTTGCCGCGAAACCCGCACGTCCGGCGCGCTCAGGTGCAGGGCCACTTCTTCAGAAAGGGCAATAATGTGGGCGATTTTGGTGGTGGCCGCGGGCAGCACGCGGTAGCAGACCCACCGCGGCGTGACCGTGCCGCCGATAACGCGGCTGGGGGCGCGATGATTGGCCAGCACCATTTCAATTTGATTGGCCTGGTATTCCAGGATGTGTTCCACGGTAAACTGCGGCGGCATAAAAAATCCCCTTGACAACTATCTTGCCACTTTTGGCAAAGATAAGCTTATTATACTAGAACATACGTTCTAGTGTCAAGGGGGAACACAAAAAATGACCCGGTTTTTAAGGTTGCCGGGTCACCGGAAAATATGAAAAGATTACTGCTCAGGCCAGGTTATGGTTTGACCATTCTTGACCAACGCCCAAGTTTTTTGGGCGTTGGTCCTTCGTCGTTGGTCGTTCGCGTCTAACTGGTTGCAGCTTGAGCTTTATTTAAGGTTTTCATCAAGTTTGATTTGCGCCGGGCGGCATTATTGCGATGAATCGTACCTTTTTGGGCCGCCTTGTCCAGGGCCTGAAGCGCTTTTTGGATGGTGGCTTGCGCCTCTTCTAATTCGTTGGCCTCAATCTGGGCCTGCGCTCTTTTGATGTAGGTCCGCGCCGTAGTGCGGTAATAACGGTTGTGATCACGCCGCATGATATTCTGCCGGGCGCGTTTGGCAGATGATTTTAAATTAGCCAAAATGTTCCTCCTGAAAACTCTGGGTAGGCTGATAATAATTGCCTGAAAATAGCTGTTTTTCTCGTTCCCAAACTGAGTTTGGCCCCAAACTCGGTTTGGCCCAAACTTGGTTTAGGAATAAGACTAATCGGCTTGGTATAGTTAATTCCACAAAAAGAAAATATTAGCGCAAAGTGCTGTTTTTGTCCAATTTGGGATTACTTTTTGGGTCTGTCCGACATTTTAGGAGGACCGGGGGGTGTGGGGGGCGTCCCCCCAATTCCCCCCGGTGCTTTCCAAAAATTTTGGACGCACCCTTACTTTTTGGGGTTTTGTTTGGATAGTAGCCTAAAAATCAAACTATCCCTGTTCAGGCGGTTCGCCGTTGTTGATTTTCCACATCAGGGATGCCGTACACGTGTACCGGCCCTTGTTTGCCCTTCACCGAAACCAGGCCCAGGTCAACAAATTGCACCGGCTGCCGGGCTTTTTCTCTATCCCCCAACGTACTGTATGTATCTGCACTCACCACCCTGATCTGGTCTTTGACCATTTCCTGGAGCGCCTCGTAAACCTCGGTTGTTAAAATAGTCCCATACCCCTCGATGCTGCGGGTCAGGTCTTGCAGCCGCGCGGCCAGGTTAACGGCATTGCCGATAACGGTGTATTCAAACTGCTCGTTTGAGCCAATTGGCCCGGCCACCACCGGCCCCAAGCTCAAGCCCATCCCCACCCGAATAGGCGGCAACCCCAAGATCACCCACCGGTCGCTGAGTTGCTCAATGGCCTCTTGCAGGGCCAACGATGTCAACAGCGCCGCCGTAGCCGACTCCGCAGCCGGCGCGGGGTCCGGCGCGCCAAAATAGGCCAAAATAGAGTCGCCGCCATACTTGCCAATAATGCCGCCTCCCACATGCACCTGGTTGGCAATGGTTGAGTAATAATCGTTGAGAAAAAAAACAAGCTGCTCGGTATTGTGCCCCTCGGTGATGCGGGTAAAATCCCAGATGTCAATAAACAGGATGCACACCGTTT
It encodes:
- a CDS encoding HAMP domain-containing protein, with product MKKANYELAIFRQGVTQKSLMTRQKSFPPKRLAHILDKTSLKFGIIAPLLVLIGLLVLVWAIATLRTFHPLIELLLIATISFLAAIGVGLFIARQIGQRINRFIEAAEQVAQGDLSIRIEDKSADEIGRLARVFNQMVKNLANLHRSLDLLSRTMSPPVRQSLIERGLDFRGITQTVCILFIDIWDFTRITEGHNTEQLVFFLNDYYSTIANQVHVGGGIIGKYGGDSILAYFGAPDPAPAAESATAALLTSLALQEAIEQLSDRWVILGLPPIRVGMGLSLGPVVAGPIGSNEQFEYTVIGNAVNLAARLQDLTRSIEGYGTILTTEVYEALQEMVKDQIRVVSADTYSTLGDREKARQPVQFVDLGLVSVKGKQGPVHVYGIPDVENQQRRTA
- a CDS encoding 30S ribosomal protein S20 gives rise to the protein MANLKSSAKRARQNIMRRDHNRYYRTTARTYIKRAQAQIEANELEEAQATIQKALQALDKAAQKGTIHRNNAARRKSNLMKTLNKAQAATS
- a CDS encoding DNA translocase FtsK, with the protein product MPPQFTVEHILEYQANQIEMVLANHRAPSRVIGGTVTPRWVCYRVLPAATTKIAHIIALSEEVALHLSAPDVRVSRQGAAVQIEVPRPDAQTVRLLQLCRQLDDIPRQAAILGLDEAGLPLLLRLASPEVAHVLIAGTTGSGKTVLARSIALSLAMHNRLGEVQLVFIDPKGTGFGPFASTGGPALPHLLRPVVRDVHQAIFLLGEMVGEMVRRDHEHIAEPRLIIFIDELADLMEQGGKAMDRLMTRLTQRGRSAGLHLIACTQKPLAATIGSLTRSNFPVRLVGSVVSADDARLAAGIPGTGAEKLLGRGDFLLVAKGQVTRFQAAHVSETEIKQVVQQLQTGHRTSRHWPEPEEYQPLAATGTEGRLARLAPPGSKRRRGLELMFGQQLRLIK